The following DNA comes from Cherax quadricarinatus isolate ZL_2023a chromosome 8, ASM3850222v1, whole genome shotgun sequence.
TTGTTATAGAATTATAAACTGAATAATTTCGTTTTGACACCGACGGAAGTTAGTATCATATCACATTGAGACAAACTGTACCTGTCACTGGACTTTCCAAGATAAGACTCTCAGGTGCATCCTGAAATATAAGCTAAGGCTTAGAAAAAAATACCTGTTTTTAAATTTTAGAAAGCAGTTTGTGAAATAGTTCCTTTCTATTTCAAAGATACCCGAAAATCTGTGACCATGCTGCGGGAAAGCTCAGTAACTTACTCAAGTCTGCCTCAGGAAGAGGAAATCAATGCCCAAACTACTGTAGAAGACACCCGGAAAGTTGTTAATCCACACACCAAACGAGATTGTTGCCTCACCGCTACTATTACAACTCTGATCATCATCAGCGGCATTTGTGTGGCAGTTATCCTGCCATTGGCTCTAAAACACCGGTCTGAGGCCAGAGGACGCGGGGACCTCAGTCAACAGTTGACAGCAGAACTAgttagtaacaacagcagtacacATCAGCAAGGATCTtctagtaacatcactgacacaaaGCAACGTGAATCCTCAAGCAACCTCACTGACATACAAGGAAGCTTTAATAAAACAGATAATTCTGGAGTCGCCTCTCTGGGAGCAAACAATACCAAGGAAGATGCAGCCTCCAGTGATAAAACATCGATACACAAATCAACCGAGtcgacaaccaccactactactacaacaacaacaattactacGACACCAATTACAACaacgacaaccaccactacggcaaccactgctactacccccaccacaaccactatcctcATTAAGACCACAGTGCCCTCTGGGGTGTCTGACAATCTCGCTCTGCCTCAACAAAGTGGAGGAAAAGCGTCGGAAGAGGTAGACAAAATCTCGttatactgatttttttttctgttcagtCCCATCCTTATCTTCAGCGGCCCCTCGAAAAATCCAAACTCGAggagttcttgatccagggaactgtaccaaccctccctttccttggattaaaccgtAATGCATCCCATTCCCAGGCTCTATATAGCggttatgggtttagtgctttcccctgATAAAAATTTAATACATTAATTCCACTCTGACTATAACGATTTTACTAAAACTgctatgacccctacgggtttggcGCTTCCTAATGCAACAAtgacgatgtggtcagtccatcaatcttgatggactgaccacatcgactcaaggttgagggactgattacctcattctcctcctgttcttcaagtttctcctatgtatggactgatgaagccactgtgtggcgaaacgtttcctcattgaagatacccaagagttgcacatacctggagtttacctggagagagttccgggggaaaacgcccccgcggcccggtctgtgaccaggcctcctggtggatcagagcctgatcaaccaggctgttgctgctggttgcacgcaaaccaacgtacgagccacagcccggctggtcaggaacagactttaggtgcttgtccagtgccagcttgaagactgccaggggtctgttggtaatcccccttatgtatgctgggaggcagttgaacagtctcgggcccctgacacttattgtatggtctcttaacgtgctagtgacacccctgcttttcattggggggatgttgcatcgtctgccaagtcttttgctttcgtagtgagtgattttcgtgtgcaagttcggtactagtccctctaggattttccaggtgtatataatcatgcatctctcccgcctgcgttccagggaatacaggtttaggaacctcaagcgctccaagtaattgaggtgttttatctccgttatgcgcgccgtgaaggttctctgtacattttctaggtcagcaatttcacctgccttgaaaggtgctgttagtgtgcagcaatattccagcttagatagaacaagtgtgtgtctaatttatcaacgtgtcggttctctgaaccattcatctacaaacagtagtacacactacaacaagcAGTAGTGCACACTACAACAAGTagtagtacacactacaacaagcagtagtacacactacaacaagcagtagtacacactacaacaagcagtagtacacagtacaacaagcagtagtacacagtacaacaagcagtagtacacagtacaacaagcagtagtacacactacaacaagcagtagtacacactacaacaagcagtagta
Coding sequences within:
- the LOC128685369 gene encoding uncharacterized protein, coding for MLRESSVTYSSLPQEEEINAQTTVEDTRKVVNPHTKRDCCLTATITTLIIISGICVAVILPLALKHRSEARGRGDLSQQLTAELVSNNSSTHQQGSSSNITDTKQRESSSNLTDIQGSFNKTDNSGVASLGANNTKEDAASSDKTSIHKSTESTTTTTTTTTTITTTPITTTTTTTTATTATTPTTTTILIKTTVPSGVSDNLALPQQSGGKASEEKPGVTGTNATKEDVLNAIYGNNNLPAKPTTTKGLGEWMNKVMGRHDPATLVVIAVLVAVSCAAVLIAMSWLVFNRITAHRRRINIQNVITDLQSRDKIVLLNSESEED